From one Coffea eugenioides isolate CCC68of chromosome 11, Ceug_1.0, whole genome shotgun sequence genomic stretch:
- the LOC113751996 gene encoding uncharacterized protein LOC113751996 — protein MLRRQEKVVAQTTNLEPYIPGEKARQLGTRDEIEEFPLREDRPDQVLRIGALLPSEEKEGLKALLREYSRVFAWTVEDMPGIPTDLAVHHLNVDPRFKPVKQKKRNFTPERNEVIKKEVGKLLESKIILEVYYPTWLANPVLVKKEDQSWRMCVDFTDLNKACPKDCFPLPRIDMLVDSTVGFDVLCFLDAFKGYNQIEMAEENREKTSFITEEGTYCYRTMPFGLKNAGATYQRLVNRLFQNQVGRSMEVYVDDMIVKSRTDRQLVPDLREILNILWESRMRLNPKKCTFGVRSGRFLGFLVSREGIRANPNKLQAIIDMAPPKNIKEGETLFLYLSICNETVSAILVREDKGAQRPIYYVSRALQEPETRYTSAKKLVLALVHAARKLRPYFQAHSIVVVTDQPLRQILTKPEVLGQMTKWAVELAEHDIGYQPRTAIKAQVLADFLAEGAGLSVTESSSPPEEVQPEEPWVLFVDGASSKEGSRADLLLTSSTGEELTYALRFDFPASNNEAEYEALLTGLRVAHQMGITAIKVRSDSQLVVHQVRGDYETKEDIMKKYLAKVREVITLFDVFEIEQVPRSQNKRADALSKLASSSFAHLNKEVLVEVVKRKCIDQVQVLAIDSPASWMTPLVDFLSSGVLPEDKTEARRLQLRASSTPTLGGPSTGGRICLPG, from the exons ATGCTCCGGAGACAGGAGAAGGTGGTAGCCCAGACGACCAACTTGGAGCCCTACATCCCGGGGGAGAAGGCCCGACAGTTGGGCACCCGGGACGAGATTGAGGAGTTCCCCTTGAGAGAGGACAGGCCCGACCAGGTCCTTCGCATCGGTGCGTTGCTGCCTTCCGAAGAGAAGGAGGGGTTAAAGGCCCTGCTGAGGGAGTACTCCCGGGTCTTCGCGTGGACGGTTGAGGACATGCCTGGGATTCCGACTGACCTGGCCGTCCACCACCTCAACGTAGATCCCCGCTTCAAGCCGgtgaagcagaagaagaggaatTTCACCCCAGAGAGGAATGAGGTGATCAAGAAGGAGGTTGGCAAGCTGTTGGAATCCAAGATCATCCTGGAGGTATATTACCCGACCTGGCTAGCCAACCCGGTTCTAGTGAAGAAGGAAGACCAATCTTGGAGGATGTGTGTGGACTTCACAGACCTCAATAAAGCCTGTCCAAAGGATTGCTTCCCTTTGCCGAGAATTGACATGTTAGTAGACTCTACTGTGGGTTTTGACGTTCTGTGTTTCCTGGATGCCTTCAAGGGATACAACCAGATAGAGATGGCTGAGGAGAACCGGGAAAAGACTTCCTTCATTACTGAGGAAGGGACGTACTGTTACCGGACTATGCCGTTTGGGCTGAAAAACGCTGGAGCTACCTACCAGCGCTTGGTCAACAGATTGTTCCAGAATCAGGTCGGCAGGAgtatggaggtctacgtggacgATATGATCGTCAAGAGCCGAACTGACCGGCAGCTCGTTCCCGACCTGAGGGAAATCCTGAACATCCTATGGGAAAGCCGGATGCGGCTGAACCCGAAGAAATGCACCTTCGGGGTTAGGTCGGGAAGGTTCCTGGGATTCCTGGTCTCCCGAGAGGGGATCCGGGCTAATCCAAATAAGCTCCAGGCCATCATAGATATGGCCCCTCCGAAGAATATAAAGGAG GGAGAAACCCTGTTCCTATACTTGTCCATTTGCAACGAGACCGTTAGTGCGATTTTGGTGCGGGAAGACAAGGGGGCTCAGAGGCCAATATATTACGTCAGCCGTGCTTTACAAGAGCCGGAAACGCGGTACACATCAGCAAAAAAATTGGTCCTGGCCTTGGTGCACGCCGCCCGGAAGCTCCGACCTTACTTCCAAGCCCACAGCATCGTTGTCGTGACTGATCAGCCCTTACGACAGATACTCACGAAACCGGAGGTCTTGGGCCAAATGACCAAATGGGCCGTCGAACTAGCCGAGCATGACATTGGCTACCAGCCTCGCACTGCTATCAAAGCTCAGGTCCTGGCGGACTTCCTTGCTGAGGGGGCCGGTTTGTCTGTGACTGAGTCAAGCTCCCCGCCCGAGGAGGTACAGCCGGAAGAGCCGTGGGTACTGTTTGTGGACGGGGCCTCGAGTAAGGAGGGGAGCAGAGCCGACCTGCTGCTCACCTCGTCCACCGGGGAAGAGCTGACATATGCGCTCAGATTTGACTTTCCGGCATCCAACAATGAGGCAGAGTACGAGGCCCTATTGACTGGGTTGCGGGTAGCCCACCAGATGGGTATAACCGCGATCAAGGTCCGGAGCGACTCCCAACTCGTGGTCCACCAAGTTCGCGGGGACTACGAGACCAAGGAGGACATCATGAAAAAATACTTAGCCAAGGTACGAGAGGTGATAACCCTGTTTGATGTTTTTGAAATCGAGCAGGTGCCGAGATCACAGAACAAGCGCGCGGACGCCCTGTCAAAACTGGCGTCCTCTTCGTTTGCTCACCTGAACAAGGAAGTCTTGGTGGAGGTAGTCAAGCGAAAATGTATCGACCAGGTCCAAGTCTTGGCCATAGACAGCCCGGCCTCTTGGATGACTCCCCTCGTGGATTTCCTCAGCTCGGGTGTCCTCCCCGAGGACAAAACCGAGGCCCGACGACTCCAACTCAGGGCATCAAGTACGCCTACGTTGGGAGGACCCTCTACAGGAGGTCGTATCTGTCTCCCTGGCTAA
- the LOC113751997 gene encoding uncharacterized protein LOC113751997, which yields MDEKITFGPRDAVPLASENHEAIVIDVVTNNYRVKKVYVDQGSAVDILFHRVFKELGLKDRQLTPVRTSLVGFTGPPINPEGMITLMVTVGQAPKCRTIPVNFVVVKQQSPYNMFLGRPALNALRAIPSELFPPRSTSALNSPPRGE from the coding sequence ATGGACGAAAAGATCACCTTTGGGCCGAGGGACGCGGTTCCCCTGGCGTCAGAAAACCACGAGGCCATCGTGATAGACGTCGTGACCAACAACTATCGGGTGAAGAAAGTGTACGTCGACCAGGGAAGTGCGGTGGACATCTTGTTCCACCGGGTGTTCAAGGAGCTCGGCTTGAAAGACAGGCAGTTGACCCCGGTTCGGACATCTCTAGTGGGTTTCACCGGGCCGCCCATCAACCCGGAGGGGATGATCACCCTGATGGTCACGGTAGGGCAGGCGCCCAAATGCCGGACCATCCCCGTCAATTTCGTGGTGGTCAAGCAACAATCCCCGTATAATATGTTCCTGGGTCGGCCCGCCTTGAACGCCCTCCGAGCTATTCCCTCCGAGCTATTCCCTCCTCGCTCCACCTCAGCGTTAAATTCCCCACCCCGGGGGGAATAG